From Cellulomonas oligotrophica, a single genomic window includes:
- the recA gene encoding recombinase RecA: MPAPQDRQKALEAALGQIDRQFGKGSVMRLGEDTRAPVEVIPTGSVTLDVALGIGGLPRGRVVEIYGPESSGKTTVALHAVANAQRAGGIAAFIDAEHALDPEYAKKLGVDTDALLVAQPDNGEQALEIMDTLIRSGAIDIVVIDSVAALVPKAEIEGEMGDSHVGLQARLMSQALRKITGALNASGTTAIFINQLREKIGVFFGSPETTTGGKALKFYASVRMDIRRIETLKEGSEPIGNRTRVKVVKNKMAPPFKQAEFDILYGHGISREGSLIDMGVEHGFIRKSGAWYTYEGDQLGQGKENARGFLRDNPDLADEIDKKIKEKLGIGARVDAPAEPAAVDF; this comes from the coding sequence ATGCCCGCTCCGCAGGACAGACAGAAGGCTCTCGAGGCCGCGCTCGGCCAGATCGACCGCCAGTTCGGCAAGGGGTCGGTCATGCGGCTCGGGGAGGACACCCGCGCCCCGGTCGAGGTCATCCCCACCGGGTCCGTCACGCTCGACGTGGCCCTCGGCATCGGCGGCCTCCCGCGCGGCCGCGTCGTGGAGATCTACGGCCCGGAGTCCTCCGGCAAGACGACCGTCGCGCTGCACGCCGTCGCCAACGCCCAGCGGGCCGGCGGCATCGCGGCGTTCATCGACGCCGAGCACGCCCTGGACCCCGAGTACGCCAAGAAGCTCGGCGTCGACACCGACGCGCTCCTGGTCGCCCAGCCGGACAACGGCGAGCAGGCGCTCGAGATCATGGACACGCTGATCCGCTCCGGCGCGATCGACATCGTCGTCATCGACTCGGTCGCGGCCCTCGTGCCCAAGGCCGAGATCGAGGGCGAGATGGGCGACTCGCACGTCGGCCTGCAGGCGCGCCTGATGTCGCAGGCGCTGCGCAAGATCACCGGTGCGCTGAACGCCTCGGGCACCACGGCGATCTTCATCAACCAGCTGCGCGAGAAGATCGGGGTGTTCTTCGGCAGCCCGGAGACGACGACCGGTGGCAAGGCGCTGAAGTTCTACGCGTCGGTGCGCATGGACATCCGCCGCATCGAGACCCTCAAGGAGGGCTCGGAGCCGATCGGCAACCGCACGCGCGTCAAGGTCGTGAAGAACAAGATGGCCCCGCCGTTCAAGCAGGCGGAGTTCGACATCCTCTACGGGCACGGCATCTCCCGCGAGGGAAGCCTCATCGACATGGGGGTCGAGCACGGGTTCATCCGCAAGTCGGGCGCCTGGTACACGTACGAGGGCGACCAGCTCGGCCAGGGCAAGGAGAACGCGCGCGGGTTCCTGCGCGACAACCCCGACCTCGCCGACGAGATCGACAAGAAGATCAAGGAGAAGCTCGGCATCGGCGCGCGCGTCGACGCCCCTGCCGAGCCCGCGGCGGTCGACTTCTGA
- a CDS encoding MBL fold metallo-hydrolase, which yields MSVDVRWLGHASTVLDVDGVRLVTDPLLRRHAGLLRRRGQAPRVQDWAGARAALVSHLHHDHAELPSLRLLGGVPVLAAPSSAHWLAEHGVHGVPLAEGRWWDVPGDEGVQVRTVHAVHGHRPMPHRPNAASGFVVRAPSLALWFAGDTEPYPAMAELPALAGGAVDVALVPVGGWGPRLSGGHMDPVQAARVCALVGARHAVPVHWGTLHPPVSRRLPPGWMDRAGRAFAAAAHRLAPGCEVHVLEPGQAVTIG from the coding sequence GTGAGCGTCGACGTCCGGTGGCTGGGGCACGCGTCGACGGTGCTGGACGTCGACGGGGTCCGGCTGGTGACCGACCCGCTGCTGCGCCGGCACGCCGGTCTGCTGCGCCGGCGCGGGCAGGCGCCGCGCGTGCAGGACTGGGCCGGGGCCCGGGCCGCGCTGGTGTCCCACCTGCACCACGACCACGCCGAGCTGCCGTCGCTGCGCCTGCTGGGCGGGGTGCCGGTGCTGGCGGCGCCGAGCAGCGCGCACTGGCTGGCCGAGCACGGCGTGCACGGCGTCCCGCTCGCGGAGGGCCGGTGGTGGGACGTGCCCGGCGACGAGGGGGTGCAGGTGCGCACGGTGCACGCGGTGCACGGGCACCGGCCGATGCCGCACCGGCCCAACGCGGCGAGCGGCTTCGTGGTGCGGGCCCCGTCGCTGGCGCTGTGGTTCGCGGGGGACACCGAGCCGTACCCGGCCATGGCCGAGCTGCCCGCCCTCGCCGGCGGTGCCGTCGACGTGGCGCTGGTGCCGGTGGGCGGGTGGGGGCCGCGGCTGTCCGGCGGGCACATGGACCCGGTGCAGGCCGCGCGGGTCTGCGCCCTCGTGGGTGCGCGGCACGCGGTGCCGGTGCACTGGGGGACGCTGCACCCCCCGGTGTCGCGGCGGCTGCCGCCGGGGTGGATGGACCGGGCGGGGCGCGCGTTCGCCGCGGCCGCGCACCGGCTCGCACCCGGGTGCGAGGTCCACGTCCTCGAGCCCGGGCAGGCCGTGACGATCGGCTGA
- a CDS encoding regulatory protein RecX produces the protein MSTFGRGRRRGARSEEPPATGDAAQEADADPEQVARAIALRMLTAAPRSRAQLAEAMARRDVPEAVAERVLDRFADVGLVDDAEYAGMVVRTRHAERGLSRRALGTELRRRGIDDETAAVALEQVDDEDEEQAARALVRKKLRTTTGLDPQVRTRRTYAALARKGYPPALVGRVLREELAAEGIDAEEDGDLLGGG, from the coding sequence ATGAGCACGTTCGGTCGTGGGCGGCGCCGCGGGGCGCGGTCCGAGGAGCCACCGGCCACGGGCGACGCCGCGCAGGAGGCGGACGCCGATCCCGAGCAGGTGGCGCGCGCGATCGCGCTGCGCATGCTCACCGCCGCCCCGCGCAGCCGCGCCCAGCTCGCGGAGGCCATGGCCCGACGGGACGTGCCGGAGGCGGTCGCCGAGCGCGTGCTCGACCGGTTCGCCGACGTCGGGCTCGTCGACGACGCCGAGTACGCCGGCATGGTCGTGCGCACCCGGCACGCCGAGCGCGGCCTGTCCCGCCGGGCCCTGGGCACCGAGCTGCGGCGGCGGGGGATCGACGACGAGACCGCCGCGGTCGCCCTCGAGCAGGTCGACGACGAGGACGAGGAGCAGGCGGCGCGCGCGCTCGTGCGCAAGAAGCTGCGGACCACGACGGGCCTGGACCCGCAGGTGCGGACCCGCCGCACGTACGCCGCGCTGGCCCGCAAGGGCTACCCGCCGGCGCTCGTCGGGCGCGTGCTGCGCGAGGAGCTGGCCGCCGAGGGCATCGACGCCGAGGAGGACGGCGACCTCCTCGGCGGTGGCTGA
- a CDS encoding DUF3046 domain-containing protein, with product MRYREFTDLVDDVLGRAQGRLLVDELVLDALGGRTAGAALADGTEPREVWHALCDALGLPDARRWGSDPHRQAPPRPGQR from the coding sequence GTGAGGTACCGCGAGTTCACCGACCTGGTCGACGACGTGCTCGGGCGGGCCCAGGGGCGCCTGCTCGTCGACGAGCTGGTGCTGGACGCCCTCGGCGGGCGGACCGCGGGCGCCGCGCTCGCGGACGGCACCGAGCCGCGCGAGGTCTGGCACGCGCTGTGCGACGCGCTGGGCCTGCCGGACGCCCGGCGCTGGGGGAGCGACCCGCACCGGCAGGCGCCGCCGCGCCCCGGGCAGCGCTGA
- a CDS encoding Lhr family helicase, which yields MVLDRFSPATRAWFTGAFEAPTAAQAGAWEAVAGGGHALVVAPTGSGKTLAAFLWALDGLLTGPVPQDPSQRCRVLYVSPLKALATDVERNLRSPLVGVRQAATRQGLELPEVRVGIRTGDTPPNERRAFATSPPDVLITTPESLYLVLTSAARRGLAGVRTVIVDEVHAVAGTKRGSHLALSLERLDALLDREEGPGPAQRVGLSATVRPVDAVAAYLGGSRPLADGGRPVVVVQPPSQKVVEVEVVVPVPDLAAPGGAPGPAGAAPPAPGAGAWGGDDEAGPGAGDATTRASVWPHVEERVVDLVAAHRSTLVFTNSRRGAERLTARINEVWAERQGQDLPDPGALAPAQVPSASGTAVGVDTRDAAQVVARAHHGSMSRAERTRTESELKAGRLPAVVATSSLELGIDMGALDLVVQVGSPPSVASGLQRVGRAGHQVGAVSRGVVFPTFRGELVPAAVTALRMRSGELESMQVPANPLDVLAQQVVAMVAVEDWTVDDLARVVRRAAPYATLGDATLRAVLDMLAGRYPSEEFAELRPRVVWDRVGDVLSARPGALRLAVTSGGTIPDRGLYGVFLATGAPTGDVPVDAETSAGRVRGGRRVGELDEEMVYESRVGDTFTLGSSTWRIEEITPDRVLVTPAPGVPGRLPFWKGDSPGRPAELGRAMGAWVREVLALPPAGARARVEGAGLDPWAADNLLTYLTEQQASTGQVPSDTVVVVERFRDELGDWRVVVHSPYGARVHAPWALVVAARLRERYGVDVAAMHADDGIVLRLPDVLDAGPDGGWAPDGEPLGGGQTPDADGPGLRVEDLLVDPDDVLDAVRDELAQSAMFGARFREAAGRALLLPRRRPDRRQPLWQQRQRAAQLLQVASRHADFPILLEAVRECLQDDFDTAALTELMRDVASGRVKVVEVTTPQPSPFARSLLFGYTAQFLYEGDAPLAERRAAALTLDPTLLAELLGQGGQSQLADLLDPAAVERTEAEIGGTAPERRAGTLEQVADVLRRHGPLTVDEVAVRTAEPVREQVPAWLDALARSRRAIRVRIGGLPPDRAEQWAAVEDAGRLRDALGVALPVGVPEVFTEVLPDPLGDLLRRHARTHGPFPASAAATRFGLGVAVVTETLRRLEAAGVLVQGRLRPDVLGGTGDEYCDADVLRTLRRRSLAALRAQVEPVDPQVLGVFLPRWQGVHPVGRRADGGSGLRGVDAVARAVEQLAGVPLPASALETHVLPARVPGYQPAMLDELTAAGEVLWAGHAALAGHDGLVSLHPVAVADLTLAHPAAEPAVPHGPVHAAVLDALAGGGAWFLQALVDRVHAAWSGDDGQPEPVPGSTAVLGALWDLVWSGHVTNDALTPLRAWLGTGTTAHRTQPAPARGRALRPRLGLRALPALGAPRVDARTGATGSGRWSLLPAREQDPTLRAHALAAQLLDRHGVLTRAVAPAEGIGARFGDVYKVLSTLEQAGQVRRGYFVERLGGSQFALPGAVDRLRADGDVVDRARERATLRREDGAASGPQLPWQEVPPVPWSAPAGPLPWSPGAPEPASVASGTPWVVVLAATDPANPYGAALAWPDPPHPGEGPRHRPGRKAGALVVLVDGALVLHLERGGRTLLTFSDDPEVLRAAAAGLVDAVRTRHAGRLTVSRADGAPVLTAAALQSPVALALTGAGFVTTPRGLRLHAP from the coding sequence GTGGTGCTGGACCGGTTCTCCCCTGCGACACGTGCCTGGTTCACGGGCGCGTTCGAGGCGCCCACCGCGGCGCAGGCCGGCGCGTGGGAGGCCGTGGCCGGCGGCGGGCACGCGCTGGTCGTCGCGCCGACGGGATCGGGCAAGACCCTCGCCGCCTTCCTGTGGGCGCTCGACGGCCTGCTCACGGGCCCGGTGCCGCAGGACCCGTCGCAGCGCTGCCGGGTGCTGTACGTCTCCCCGCTCAAGGCGCTCGCGACGGACGTCGAGCGCAACCTGCGCTCCCCGCTGGTGGGCGTGCGGCAGGCCGCCACGCGGCAGGGCCTGGAGCTGCCGGAGGTCCGTGTCGGGATCCGCACGGGCGACACCCCGCCGAACGAGCGGCGGGCGTTCGCCACGTCCCCGCCCGACGTCCTCATCACGACCCCCGAGTCGCTCTACCTCGTCCTGACGTCGGCGGCGCGCCGGGGCCTGGCGGGCGTGCGGACCGTGATCGTCGACGAGGTGCACGCGGTCGCGGGCACGAAGCGCGGCTCCCACCTGGCCCTGAGCCTGGAGCGCCTCGACGCGCTGCTCGACCGCGAGGAGGGCCCGGGGCCGGCGCAGCGGGTCGGCCTGTCGGCGACCGTCCGCCCGGTCGACGCGGTCGCGGCATACCTCGGGGGGTCGCGGCCGCTCGCCGACGGCGGGCGGCCGGTGGTGGTCGTGCAGCCGCCGTCGCAGAAGGTCGTCGAGGTGGAGGTCGTGGTCCCGGTCCCGGACCTGGCGGCACCGGGCGGGGCGCCGGGACCCGCGGGCGCGGCGCCGCCCGCACCGGGGGCGGGCGCGTGGGGCGGCGACGACGAGGCCGGCCCGGGCGCCGGCGACGCGACGACCCGCGCGTCGGTCTGGCCGCACGTCGAGGAGCGCGTGGTCGACCTCGTGGCCGCGCACCGCTCGACGCTGGTGTTCACCAACTCCCGGCGCGGCGCCGAGCGGCTGACGGCCCGGATCAACGAGGTGTGGGCCGAGCGGCAGGGGCAGGACCTGCCCGACCCCGGCGCGCTCGCACCCGCGCAGGTGCCGTCGGCGTCCGGCACGGCGGTGGGCGTCGACACGCGCGACGCCGCCCAGGTCGTGGCGCGGGCCCACCACGGGTCGATGAGCCGCGCCGAGCGCACCCGCACGGAGTCCGAGCTCAAGGCGGGCCGGCTGCCGGCGGTGGTCGCGACGAGCTCGCTCGAGCTGGGCATCGACATGGGTGCGCTCGACCTCGTGGTGCAGGTGGGGTCGCCGCCGTCGGTGGCGTCCGGGCTGCAGCGCGTGGGCCGCGCGGGGCACCAGGTCGGCGCGGTCTCGCGCGGCGTGGTGTTCCCGACGTTCCGCGGCGAGCTGGTGCCGGCCGCCGTCACCGCGCTGCGCATGCGCAGCGGCGAGCTGGAGTCGATGCAGGTGCCGGCGAACCCGCTGGACGTGCTCGCCCAGCAGGTGGTCGCCATGGTCGCGGTCGAGGACTGGACGGTCGACGACCTGGCCCGGGTGGTGCGCCGCGCGGCGCCGTACGCGACGCTCGGGGACGCGACGCTGCGGGCGGTGCTGGACATGCTCGCCGGCCGCTACCCGTCGGAGGAGTTCGCCGAGCTGCGGCCGCGGGTCGTGTGGGACCGGGTGGGCGACGTGCTCTCGGCGCGGCCCGGTGCGCTGCGCCTCGCGGTGACGAGCGGCGGCACCATCCCCGACCGCGGTCTGTACGGCGTGTTCCTCGCCACCGGGGCGCCCACGGGCGACGTGCCCGTCGACGCCGAGACCTCGGCTGGCCGGGTGCGCGGCGGGCGCCGGGTCGGCGAGCTCGACGAGGAGATGGTCTACGAGTCGCGCGTCGGCGACACGTTCACGCTCGGCTCCAGCACGTGGCGGATCGAGGAGATCACCCCGGACCGCGTGCTCGTGACCCCGGCGCCCGGGGTGCCGGGCCGCCTGCCGTTCTGGAAGGGCGACTCCCCCGGCCGGCCGGCCGAGCTCGGGCGGGCGATGGGCGCCTGGGTGCGCGAGGTCCTCGCGCTGCCGCCCGCCGGGGCCCGGGCCCGCGTGGAGGGCGCCGGCCTGGACCCGTGGGCCGCCGACAACCTCCTGACGTACCTGACCGAGCAGCAGGCCTCGACCGGGCAGGTGCCGTCGGACACGGTCGTCGTGGTCGAGCGGTTCCGCGACGAGCTCGGCGACTGGCGCGTCGTCGTCCACTCGCCGTACGGCGCGCGGGTGCACGCGCCGTGGGCGCTCGTGGTGGCGGCCCGGCTGCGCGAGCGGTACGGCGTCGACGTGGCCGCGATGCACGCCGACGACGGGATCGTGCTGCGCCTGCCGGACGTGCTCGACGCAGGGCCCGACGGCGGCTGGGCCCCGGACGGCGAGCCCCTCGGCGGCGGCCAGACCCCCGACGCCGACGGTCCCGGCCTGCGGGTCGAGGACCTGCTGGTCGACCCGGACGACGTGCTCGACGCCGTGCGGGACGAGCTGGCGCAGTCGGCGATGTTCGGCGCGCGGTTCCGCGAGGCGGCCGGGCGGGCGCTGCTGCTGCCACGCCGTCGCCCGGACCGGCGCCAGCCGCTGTGGCAGCAGCGCCAGCGCGCCGCACAGCTGCTGCAGGTCGCGTCGCGGCACGCGGACTTCCCGATCCTGCTGGAGGCCGTGCGCGAGTGCCTCCAGGACGACTTCGACACCGCGGCCCTGACCGAGCTCATGCGCGACGTCGCGTCCGGGCGGGTCAAGGTCGTCGAGGTGACGACCCCGCAGCCGTCCCCGTTCGCCCGGTCGCTGCTGTTCGGGTACACCGCGCAGTTCCTCTACGAGGGCGACGCCCCGCTGGCCGAGCGCCGCGCGGCGGCCCTGACGCTGGACCCCACGCTGCTGGCCGAGCTGCTGGGGCAGGGCGGCCAGTCCCAGCTCGCCGACCTGCTCGACCCGGCCGCGGTCGAGCGCACCGAGGCCGAGATCGGCGGCACGGCGCCCGAACGCCGGGCGGGCACCCTCGAGCAGGTCGCCGACGTCCTGCGCCGGCACGGCCCGCTCACGGTCGACGAGGTCGCCGTGCGGACCGCGGAGCCCGTCCGCGAGCAGGTCCCGGCGTGGCTCGACGCGCTCGCGCGGTCCCGGCGGGCGATCCGGGTGCGGATCGGCGGCCTGCCGCCCGACCGGGCCGAGCAGTGGGCGGCCGTCGAGGACGCCGGCCGGCTGCGCGACGCGCTCGGCGTCGCGCTGCCGGTGGGCGTCCCCGAGGTGTTCACGGAGGTGCTGCCCGACCCGCTCGGCGACCTGCTGCGCCGGCACGCGCGCACGCACGGCCCGTTCCCCGCGTCCGCCGCCGCCACCCGGTTCGGGCTCGGCGTGGCCGTGGTCACCGAGACGCTGCGCCGGCTCGAGGCGGCCGGCGTGCTCGTGCAGGGGAGGCTGCGGCCCGACGTGCTCGGCGGCACGGGCGACGAGTACTGCGACGCCGACGTGCTGCGGACCCTGCGACGCCGGTCGCTGGCCGCGCTGCGCGCCCAGGTCGAACCCGTCGACCCGCAGGTCCTCGGCGTGTTCCTGCCCCGCTGGCAGGGCGTGCACCCGGTGGGGCGGCGCGCCGACGGCGGCTCGGGGCTGCGCGGCGTGGACGCCGTCGCCCGGGCGGTCGAGCAGCTGGCCGGCGTCCCGCTGCCGGCCTCGGCCCTGGAGACCCACGTGCTGCCCGCACGCGTCCCGGGGTACCAGCCGGCGATGCTCGACGAGCTGACCGCGGCGGGCGAGGTCCTGTGGGCCGGGCACGCCGCGCTCGCGGGGCACGACGGCCTGGTGTCCCTGCACCCCGTCGCCGTGGCCGACCTCACGCTCGCGCACCCGGCCGCGGAGCCGGCCGTCCCGCACGGACCGGTGCACGCGGCCGTGCTGGACGCGCTCGCCGGGGGTGGCGCGTGGTTCCTGCAGGCCCTGGTCGACCGGGTGCACGCGGCCTGGTCCGGCGACGACGGGCAACCCGAGCCGGTGCCGGGCTCGACGGCGGTGCTCGGCGCGCTGTGGGACCTCGTCTGGTCCGGGCACGTCACGAACGACGCCCTCACACCCCTGCGGGCGTGGCTCGGCACGGGCACCACGGCGCACCGCACCCAGCCCGCGCCCGCGCGCGGCCGTGCGCTGCGCCCCCGCCTCGGTCTGCGTGCGCTGCCCGCGCTCGGCGCCCCGCGCGTGGACGCCCGCACGGGGGCGACCGGCTCGGGCCGGTGGTCTCTGCTCCCGGCGCGCGAGCAGGACCCGACGCTGCGGGCCCACGCGCTGGCGGCGCAGCTCCTGGACCGCCACGGCGTCCTCACCCGTGCGGTCGCCCCCGCCGAGGGGATCGGCGCACGGTTCGGCGACGTGTACAAGGTCCTCTCGACGCTCGAGCAGGCGGGGCAGGTGCGCCGCGGGTACTTCGTGGAGCGGCTCGGGGGCTCGCAGTTCGCGCTGCCCGGGGCCGTGGACCGTCTGCGCGCCGACGGCGACGTCGTCGACCGCGCGCGCGAGCGGGCCACGCTGCGGCGCGAGGACGGTGCCGCGAGCGGCCCGCAGCTGCCGTGGCAGGAGGTGCCGCCCGTCCCGTGGTCGGCGCCGGCCGGACCGCTGCCCTGGTCACCGGGGGCGCCGGAGCCCGCCTCCGTCGCGTCCGGCACCCCGTGGGTCGTGGTGCTCGCCGCCACCGACCCGGCCAACCCGTACGGCGCCGCGCTCGCCTGGCCGGACCCGCCGCACCCGGGCGAGGGCCCGCGCCACCGGCCCGGCCGCAAGGCCGGTGCGCTGGTCGTGCTGGTCGACGGCGCGCTCGTGCTGCACCTCGAGCGCGGCGGGCGCACCCTGCTGACGTTCAGCGACGACCCGGAGGTGCTGCGGGCGGCGGCGGCCGGGCTCGTGGACGCGGTCCGCACCCGGCACGCGGGCCGGCTCACGGTGAGCCGGGCCGACGGGGCCCCGGTGCTGACGGCCGCCGCCCTGCAGTCGCCGGTGGCGCTGGCCCTGACGGGCGCAGGGTTCGTCACCACGCCCCGCGGGCTGCGGCTGCACGCGCCGTGA
- a CDS encoding alkaline phosphatase family protein, whose protein sequence is MSTAPRWGLLVDALEAGVVLLTTAAGLGLAIAVVDGVGASAPWAVLAVAAAVTAGDVLLRVPLRSLAHVAGAGGALVAGLLAQVAVAWAALAVVPGIVVASAWSVVGVLTVAAVVLGASRWLWGSSDNEYVVADVLLHARRHARRAGARPVGARRPPGLLVVQLDGVSAPVLAQAVDAGLAPTLARWLEEGSHRVEPWWASVPATTPAAHAGVLHGAADAIPAFRWWDRDQGRLVVTNHPDDAARVEASISDGRGLLAGGGTAVATMFSGDAAASYLVMSRGRRDGLGPGPGYVRFFARPFVLARAVTATVGEVVKELYQARRQRVYDVRPRISRAGWYVLLRGVTNVLLRDLATSLVADALVRGDPVVYVDLVDYDEIAHHAGPTRPESLRALEGLDQVLRVLERVVAAAPRAYDVVVLSDHGQALGATYEQVEGSTLLGTVRDLMGPAGASGRGGAVDGVQGADDEAWGPVNALLTSLLDRGGERALLGPGGVHDRRRRGPDAQRRVREHGRGAGPGAAPAAADVPDVVVVGSGNLGLVWFPDAPGRMTLEEVSERWPRLVPGLVARPAVGVVVADSRAHGLVAVGPRGLRVLEPGASGDVVQGEDPLAPYGPRAHADLARAARLPRTGDLLLVSAVGAGGRVHAFEGQVGSHGGLGGHQNDAFLLHPVHLGVDDALREDVGGARLLVGADTVHRQLVAWLDAAGLRDDVPQRVGEVR, encoded by the coding sequence ATGAGCACCGCGCCGCGGTGGGGCCTGCTGGTCGACGCGCTCGAGGCGGGCGTCGTCCTGCTGACCACCGCGGCCGGGCTGGGGCTCGCGATCGCCGTGGTCGACGGCGTGGGGGCGTCCGCCCCCTGGGCGGTGCTGGCCGTCGCGGCGGCCGTGACGGCCGGCGACGTGCTGCTGCGCGTGCCGCTGCGCAGCCTCGCGCACGTCGCCGGCGCCGGCGGTGCGCTGGTGGCCGGGCTGCTCGCGCAGGTCGCGGTCGCGTGGGCCGCGCTCGCGGTCGTCCCGGGCATCGTCGTCGCGTCGGCGTGGTCGGTCGTCGGGGTGCTGACGGTCGCCGCGGTCGTGCTGGGCGCGTCCCGGTGGCTGTGGGGGTCGAGCGACAACGAGTACGTGGTCGCCGACGTGCTCCTGCACGCCCGCCGGCACGCGCGCCGCGCCGGCGCCCGGCCCGTGGGTGCGCGACGCCCGCCGGGCCTGCTCGTCGTGCAGCTCGACGGCGTCAGCGCCCCCGTGCTCGCGCAGGCCGTCGACGCCGGCCTCGCCCCCACGCTCGCCCGGTGGCTCGAGGAGGGCTCGCACCGCGTCGAGCCGTGGTGGGCGTCGGTTCCCGCGACCACGCCGGCGGCGCACGCCGGCGTGCTGCACGGCGCGGCCGACGCGATCCCGGCGTTCCGCTGGTGGGACCGGGACCAGGGCCGTCTCGTCGTGACGAACCACCCCGACGACGCGGCCCGGGTCGAGGCCTCGATCAGCGACGGGCGTGGCCTGCTCGCCGGCGGCGGCACCGCGGTGGCGACGATGTTCTCGGGCGACGCGGCGGCGTCCTACCTGGTCATGAGCCGCGGCCGCCGGGACGGGCTGGGCCCGGGGCCGGGGTACGTGCGGTTCTTCGCCCGCCCGTTCGTCCTCGCCCGCGCGGTGACGGCCACCGTCGGCGAGGTCGTCAAGGAGCTGTACCAGGCACGCCGCCAGCGGGTGTACGACGTGCGCCCGCGCATCTCCCGCGCCGGCTGGTACGTGCTCCTGCGGGGTGTGACCAACGTGCTGCTGCGCGACCTGGCGACGTCCCTGGTCGCCGACGCGCTCGTGCGCGGGGACCCGGTCGTGTACGTCGACCTCGTGGACTACGACGAGATCGCCCACCACGCGGGCCCGACCCGGCCGGAGTCGCTCCGGGCGCTCGAGGGGCTCGACCAGGTGCTGCGGGTGCTCGAGCGCGTCGTGGCGGCGGCACCGCGCGCCTACGACGTCGTCGTGCTCTCGGACCACGGCCAGGCGCTCGGCGCGACGTACGAGCAGGTCGAGGGGAGCACGCTCCTCGGGACGGTCCGCGACCTCATGGGGCCCGCGGGCGCGTCCGGCCGCGGCGGGGCGGTCGACGGGGTGCAGGGCGCCGACGACGAGGCCTGGGGCCCGGTGAACGCCCTGCTGACGTCGTTGCTCGACCGCGGCGGCGAGCGCGCGCTGCTCGGCCCCGGGGGCGTGCACGACCGTCGGCGCCGGGGCCCGGACGCGCAGCGGCGGGTGCGGGAGCACGGGCGCGGCGCCGGACCGGGTGCGGCGCCGGCGGCCGCCGACGTCCCCGACGTGGTGGTCGTCGGGTCGGGGAACCTCGGTCTGGTCTGGTTCCCCGACGCTCCCGGCCGGATGACGCTCGAGGAGGTGTCCGAGCGCTGGCCGCGGCTCGTGCCGGGGCTCGTCGCGCGGCCGGCGGTCGGCGTGGTCGTGGCGGACTCGCGGGCCCACGGCCTGGTCGCGGTGGGTCCGCGCGGCCTGCGGGTCCTGGAGCCGGGGGCGTCGGGCGACGTGGTCCAGGGCGAGGACCCGCTGGCGCCCTACGGGCCGCGGGCGCACGCCGACCTGGCGCGCGCCGCGCGGCTGCCGCGCACGGGCGACCTGCTGCTCGTGTCGGCCGTCGGGGCCGGCGGCCGGGTGCACGCGTTCGAGGGGCAGGTCGGGTCGCACGGCGGGCTCGGCGGGCACCAGAACGACGCGTTCCTGCTGCACCCGGTGCACCTGGGCGTCGACGACGCGCTGCGCGAGGACGTCGGCGGCGCGCGGCTGCTCGTGGGTGCCGACACCGTGCACCGCCAGCTCGTCGCGTGGCTCGACGCGGCGGGGCTGCGGGACGACGTCCCGCAACGGGTGGGGGAGGTGCGGTGA